A stretch of Henckelia pumila isolate YLH828 chromosome 4, ASM3356847v2, whole genome shotgun sequence DNA encodes these proteins:
- the LOC140862738 gene encoding uncharacterized protein, whose protein sequence is MSYVCSKACEASFLELKKRLTSAPVLTIPLDIQPIRVYVIQVEPELLKRIKEAKKFDQNIQKSVVEMLRSENQSEYQISADNVLFMNNRIVVLDVSDLKHNILKVAHSSKLSIHPGGKKMYNDLKMQYLWKQMKADVTEFVYRCLNFQQPDASHILKPNEAELDETLRYFEQPIQILDRKEKQLRNKTI, encoded by the exons atgTCGTATGTTTGTTCAAAAGCTTGTGAAGCTAGTTTCTTggagctgaagaagaggttgacaagtgcaccagtcttgacgattcctttaG atattcAGCCTATTCGAGTTTATGTTATTCAAGTTGAGCCAGAACTGttaaaaagaatcaaagaagcaaagaaatttgatcagaatattcagaaatcGGTTGTTGAGATGCTCAGATCTGAAAATCAATCAGAATATCAGATCAGTGCTGATAATGTTTTATTTATGAATAACAGAATTGTTGTGCtagatgtttcagatttgaaacataatattttgaaagTAGCTCATAGCAGTaaattgagtattcatcctggtggcaaaaagatgtataatgatctaaAGATGCAGTATttgtggaaacagatgaaagctGATGTCACAGAATTTGTGTATCGGTGTTTGAAtttccaacag CCTGATGCTTCTCATATTCTTAAACCtaatgaagctgaacttgacgagactcttagATATTTTGAGCAACCTatacagattcttgatcgcaaagaaaagcagctcagaaacaagactattTAG